Genomic window (Salvelinus alpinus chromosome 13, SLU_Salpinus.1, whole genome shotgun sequence):
cctgaggcatggtactagggctcaggtcctccgagagagagaaagaaagagagaaagagagaattagagagagcatacttaaattcacacagaacacaggataagacaggagaagtactccagatataacaaactgaccctagccccccgacacataaactaatgcagcataaatactggaggctgagacaggaggggtcatgaacgtcatcagaagtgtcctcttaatttgagggctgaggggatagggtgtgtcttaAGTGTTTGGACTGCAACCCGTCCATtatctgggataatggtgttgatgtgagccatgaccagcccatcactgcctggtttggcaactgctcagcctccgaccgcaaggcactacagagggtagtgcgtactgactagtacatcactggggccaagctttctgccatccaggacctctttaccaggcggtgtcagaggaaggccctagaaagtgtcaaagactccaaccaccctagtcatagactgttgtctctgctaccgcacggcaagcggtaccggagcgccaagtctaggttcaaaaggcttctcagcagcttctacccccaagccataagactcctgaacatctaatcaaatggctacccagactatttgcattccccccctcttttacgctgctgctactctcttttactatccatgcatagtcactttaatagctctacctacatgtacatattacctcaattacctcctgtatatagccacgctattgttattttactgctgttctttatttgttacttttatttattttctttttttaggtatttttcttaaaactgcattgttggttaagggcttgtaagtaagcatttcactgtaaggtctacacctgttgtattcagcgcatgtgattTTGATCCAGCAGAATCTCACTACTACACCCAGTCTATCAATTctccataataacattaatacCTCCAATAGTAGGTCACTGCTATTATATTTACCAGATGATAAAATATTTAATACAGACAGAGAATCTGAGCATACTATAATTCTAACAGGTTGTACGTCCTCCAGTCACTGGAGGGCAACTATTATCGCCAACAGTTCAACTGAGTATACTGACAGTTCATTTGTTAGTCTTCTACATATCTGCACATCAAATTCATGAACGTAAACGACTGCTCCTGTGTGCCCACTCTGCGTCCTTcgatccccccccaaaaaagcatAAAAACTTCTACCAATGTAATTGTCAACCAGTTTCCCTATATCACTGACTTCTGACCAATACTCACTCTCAGTGTATTACATTACCCCTCATACACCAGTAGGAGTCACTGTTTAGGCAGGAATTGTTGGACTGTGGCTTCAGATTTTATTTAAATATAGATATCTCTTTATTTAGGTTGATGGCATGACATTGAAACAATGACGTTGAATCAAACATACCATTTTATTATCAACTTgaaacaaggtaaaaaaaaatgttttaatcaaaTATGAAATTCAACATAATTTCAACCACCCAATTGAATATAGGATGAAAAACAGACATTGATTAAATAGTAAGAATATGCAAAAATGTCAACATCTAAAATATGATGAAAATGTGACCTGGATCTGGTGTTGCATGTTCAAACGTATTTACAACACCACATTAAATTAATTTAGTTGCAATTTCCATGTAGATTCTACGTGAGATTTTTAACCATTCTGCAAGGAATATTCAACACAATTTCAACGTATAGATAGTTTTGATGATTATGTTGAAATTAGATTGATGTAACAACCTGTTAGTCAGGTTAAGTCATTGTATTTAAGTTTAAGTTTTACCATAATTTCGATGTTTGCAATGCTGGTTGAATTGATATGAAAACAGTActggttgatgactttttgcaaatccagatgtttcaaacatagattcaacggcacaatacgttgacaaattatgttgaaacaacgttgattcaaccagattGTGTCCAGTGGGTTATGAGTAACCTTAGAGTAAGCCCTGTTGGGCTGCAAACATTTTAATTCACATTAGAACACATATGCCATGAATTAGTTAACTGTGTTCAAAGACTTGGTTGGTCATACAACTATTAGCTGTAAAGACAATATTTTCATGATTACTAAACACATTACAGGCCACAGTATGGTAATCAAATTGTGTCAAAATACCAAATGTTTTCAGGGTATACAACAAATCTCCAAGACCATGAAATCCAACAGATACTGTTCTAGGGGCTGCTGATTGCTCTGTTGTTGGCCCACTTCATCATTAGGTAAGAGTTATATGAGGTTGGTTGAGGGCACTCTCCAGGATCTGAGTCTTACCCTCTGTGCTGCTTATCTGTTCTCATGTAACCTACCTTCGGGGTTAAGGATGTGGAAAATGACTGCATGTGACTTGTGTGTATACGCCTGCAACTCATTGCTCTACCCTATATTATTCTTATTATTATTCTGCTTAAAGAACTCTACATCTTATCTTGGCATTGAACTCAAAGAAAATACTTGATATTCACAGTTATGTTTGTtacatacagagccttcagaaagtgttcacaccccttgacttattccacattttgttgtgttacagcctgaattcaaaatggattaaatagattttttctctcaatgatctacacaataccacataataccACACATAAtaccacacaataccacataatgacaaagtgaaaacatgtttttagaatattttgcaaatttattgaaaatgaaatacataaatatctcatttacgtaagtattcacacctttggctgcaattacagctgtgagtctttctgggtaagtctcgaagaggtttgcacacctgaattttacaatatttgcacattattctttaaaaattcttcaagctttgtgAAGTTGGTTGTTTATTATTGCAAGACATccgtcttgccatagattttcaagccaatttaaatcAGAACTATAACTAGACGACTCAGGAACATTCATAGTGAGTCcatgcacatttttactcctgaacctatttaggcttgccataacaaaggggttgaatacttactgactcaagacatttcagcttttcatttttaattgatTTGTAAAAATTGCAAAAAAAACTATTCCagttggtcattatggggtattgtgtgtaggccagtgacacaaaatctaaatgtaatattcaggctgtaacaaaacaaaatatggaacaagtcaaggggtgtgaatactttctgagggcACTGTACTCTTAATGCAACAGTCATAAAGTTAATATGAAAATGATTTTCTTATTAGGAAGGACATTTATTGTACATTTGTGTATACCCTTGTGAGTTTGAAAGTGCTTAGAAAGTGCTAGGCCTAGAGCCATGGTCTCAGGCAGCTTTCAAGTTTGAACAGTGGATTCAGTCGGCTCATCATTTCCATGGTCACCCTGCTCAACGGTATTGGCAGCGGCCAGAGTGTCTGCCTCAGCCTCAGATGCTGAGTCTTCGTCAGAAAGGTCTGCGTCTGAGAGGATCCCGCAGCCCGTGTGGCACAGCTGGCGCTCCAGGTTGGTGATGCGCCGCTTCAGCCGCTGCTGTGTGGCCGTGTACTCGCTGAGCAGGCGGGCGAAGCGCGTCTGCAGGGTGTCCAGAGAGGACTCCAGCCTCTCCACCTTCTCCTCAGTGTCCTCTCCACCCAGTCTGCCAGCCTCTGCATTCTCATCCAGGAGGCCCTCCTTCATAAGgatctccttccccctctcctccagcaccTTCTTAGCATCCGGGTACTCGGTCACTGCTTCCATCAGGTCGTCCTTAGAGAGGCAGAAGAGGTCAGAATAGCCGATGCTGCGGATATTGGCCGTCCTGCGGTTTCCCATTTTGCTGCCCTGGATGTTGAGGATACTTATCTCCCCAAAGCAGCTGCCGGCGGTGAGGAGGGCGTACTGTGTGACCCCGTCATTTGCCACCACTGCCAGCTTCCCCTCTTTGATGATGTACATCTCCTTCCCTATGTCCCCTTTGCGGCAGATGTAGTCCCCTGGGCTATAGACCTGTGGCCGGAGTTTCAGCACCAGCTCCACCAACAGTCCAGCCTCACAGTCCTGAAAGATACGCACTTTCTTCAGGGTCTCCAGGTGCACATTGATGGCGATCTCAGCCCGCAATTTGTTAGGCAAGTTCTTCAATACCTCCTGCTCATCCACTGCTTTCTTATTAGTCCAGAGGTAGTCAAACCACTTAATGACGCGTGCTTCCAGCTCCTTGCTGACCCGGCGGAAGTGCATGTAGTGTTTGATGGCATCAATACGGGCCTGAAACTCTGCACGTGTGGCATTCATGTTGGAAATCATGGAGCCAACATTACCCACAATCGTGGCAAAGATCAGCACCCCAACTAGGAAGTCAAAGACCACAAAAAGATACTCCTCATCCCGTACAGGTGCAGGCATCTCTCCAATAGTGGTGAGGGTGAGGGTGGACCAGTACAGGCAGTAGACATAGCCCCGGGTTAGGGAGCCATACTCAGGGTTGGAGATGTTGGGGTACACCCAGGTATCAGAGCCAAACCCTAGAGATTTGGAAATAGCAAAGTAGATGCAGGCGTTCCAGTGGATGATGACCAAGATGTAGAGCACCAAGTTGCAGATGCGGAAGATGTTGGGGTAGTTTGTGCGTGTCTCAGTGCGGTCAAAGAACTCAAACATGCGTGGGAAGCGCAGCAGGCGATTGAATCTGAGCTCTGGGGTGTGGATTCCTGTGGATATGTAGGCCAGATCAGTGGGTAGGATGGACACGACATCCAGCTTGAACTGAAATGTGCGGACGTAGCTGTCTCTCAGCTTGGAGAGGTCCTTCACCAGCAGACCCTGCTCCAGAAACCCTGTGGTATAAAGAAGGTGTTGCCATTAGCACGAAAATATCTACCCAGGTTATCAATCATCTCTCACATCTCTTTGTTTGGATCAGTAAATAATAAATACAGCTATACATAATGTAACAAAAGTGTGTTTAGTCTCAAGCTAGGACCTGGTTTAAGGGTGTATATGATGGTGATGTACCTGTGCGGAGTCGGACACATGTGTCCAAGATGTACAAAGCGTCTGAAAGGTAGTCCAGCACCAACCAGCAGATGTAATTGCTTGTCTGCAGTTTGTCAAAGCATGCCCTACACaaagaagagaaaaagagaataCTTAACTCCAGCATCAAACTTCCATCTATCAGTCCAACATTATATTGTTTCATTTTACTGATGAATTAACATCCCCTCTGGTGTTGTGCTATGTGTGGACTGTAGGACCAAACAGAAAATGCCTGTGTTCTCAACTACCTAGCCACAAtgaggatccagttgtagagcaCAGCTATAGCAATAACAAACAGCCAACGGTAGTACATGTCGTCTGATGGGGACACAACGAACACACCCCATTTTTTCCTGAGAAATAAAAGAGAATGGTTCATGTCAAATAAGGTTACACAGCCTTTTTTGTTTCTGCAGGTAGACATGGGTGGATCTGATCTTCAAGGGCCATGTGTCTGAAAGACTAACCACTGAACATATATCAGCTTTAATAATGACTACATTATTATGATGAGGCTGTAGACTGTATCAAATGGGGTCCATTTAAGGTAGTAAAggtagtaataaaaaaaaaatacatccacatgtTGGATTTTTATTAAACTGAAGTAGATACATGTTACATTGTAATTCAGAACAGTTTATAGCGTATTTAGAGAATCatcacagagacagacatacctaAATCTCCCTTTGGTATTGTTGCCATTGGCATCAGGCTGCGTATTGCTGATGCGACTAGGGGCAGTCCTGAGCTCAGGGCCACGGAAGCGTTCCAAGAAAGAGTCTGGccgctcctcctcctctacaaGGCTCCTGTGTGCCCACTCCCTCAGAATCACCACCAAATTCactaatctgagagagagagagaaagagagagagagagaaagagagcgagagagagggaagggagagagacagagctatTTAGAGATACCGGTAAAGAGTAGCAGAGTTTGTATAAAATAACTGTATTAAGCAGAGTAAATTGGGACAGATTAGCATATGGGTGAGGCAATTTCAACATCACACTATCTATCAGTTGTGAGCTTTGGAAACTACCATTGCTGAGGTACCAGAATTTACCTAGACAGAGCTCCCCGTCCTTGAAAAGAGTTCCTTGAGTTGTTTCGACCATCGAGAGCAGCCACCCGTGCCAGCTCTGAGGATGTGTCATCATTATCATGATCACATTCTGATGGCACTCTAGGAGAAGAGAAGACAGAGGCAGACGCAGAAAAGATGCACTCTTGAGCAGGGGTAGGTATACATTTGGATGCACAAACAATGACCATTTGAGACTCTGATTAGCAGTTGAAAAAGGGAGGCAGGGTCAAATATTGTACATGGTGGTACATTGTGTAAAACAGGAAGAGTTGTATATAAGCATAAAGGATGCATGCAGCAAAGAAATATAATTCTAGAACTAGAACCCTATGCATGCCTCTGTGTAACCCACCTGCTGAGAgtactctcagctctctccctctctggctccTCCTCCACAGTGGTCTTCACTGAGAGACGATGGGGGGACAAGTCTCTGTCGGCCACCTGGCCTGTCATCTTCAGCTGAAATGAGCTTTCAATTCATACAGAGAAACATTAAGAGTCTTTCCATTCCATCTGATTTGATACGCCCAAAAACTGACCACTACTTGACCATAATTATGAGCTTTTCATACAGTATGTAACTAACATCTTGTTACGTGCCTCCTAACGGAGGgaggtgcaggaatcaggagcaggagagcgAGGAATTCCCAGTGGCAAAATAGTTTAATGAGCAGTCCAAAACACAACTACAACATGGGACTGAAACACGCCCAAacgagacggtcctggcgcttgctggactttcttgggcgccctgaagccttcttcacaacaattgaaccactctccttgaagttcttgattatccgataaatggttgatttaggtgcaatcttactggcagcaatatccttgcctgtgaagccctttttgtgcaaagcaatgatgacggcacgtgtttccttgcaggtaaccatggatgacagaggaagaacaatgattccaagcaccaccctccttttgaagcttccagtctgttattcgaactcaatcagcatggcagagtgatctccagccttataCTCGTCAACagtcacacctgtgttaatgagagaatcactgagatgACGTcaactggtccttttgtggcagggctgaaatgcagtggaaatgtttttgggggattcagttcatttgcatggcaaagagggactttgcaattaattgcaattcatctgatcactcttcataacattctggagtatatgcaaattgccatcatacaaactgaggcagcagactttgtgaaaattaatataatagaaaatacaggctttctatggtcaggacgtgacagttaaagaagtatttttaagccttgagacaattgagacatggattgtgccattcagagggggaagggccaagacaaaatatttaaatgcctttgaacggggtatggtagtaggtgcgaggcacacaggtttgtgtcaagaactgcaacactgcaggatttttcacgctcaacagtttcccgtatttatcaagaatggtctaccacccaaaggacatccaaacaacttgacacaactgtgggaagcatttggagtcaacacgggccagcctgcctgtggaacgctttcgacaccttgtagagtccatgccccgacaaattgaggctgttctgagggcaaaggaaggggggtgcaactcaatactagAAAGTTTCCTTAAAGTGGAattgacagcattttagcaacatgaaatcttattcaAATCTGATCATATACACCCACAGGAAGAATATGACAATTTTTTTTGACAATTTCTGACAAGCGAGCACTTTGATATGGTCATTTTCAAGTTTTCAAAAATTCTTAAAATGGTTGAGAATTACAtatactaaggcatttgtgaaaattctatagcaatatacaGTGGGAAAGTGGCAGTGCGTTTCGACAATTaacagacactgcagtaaataaaatcGAACAAAAAAAATATGTCTCATCCAGGACCAGAGTCTACGCAGACCTTAGCCAATCAGAGTTACAATAGGCCTTTatgcaaacaagccatttgccacacgaGCCTGCCATCATTCATTTGAATTGGACTGTGTGTGTTTACAAGCAGTAGCACCAGCGCGtctttagatcattagaatgcATTTGGCAAAAGCcaaaaaatacacctgaatggatttctgcaaatatgtaaatacctCGGGAGtcttcttacatttgggaactttacagtcctattgatcacacaaccatgaaaaggtaggctgtATTTCCCTATACATCAACAAGATCACCATCTAAAGCTAGCCAGAGTAAGCtgagctaaaatctaacgaaggaacattagataaaccctctcaaactttttcagctactTGGCCGTAAGTAGCCTGCtcatccttctgcagcttgcctgccaatgcatgcttgtcccaaccaagcacccaagctaactggctaaagttggatcgcttgctagctagctacctccaGACACAGATAAGAacacacctcactctgaccattttactcgccctagcagagctggttaggctgtttacatgctATCTAGCGCGTTCGTGACTAACATACTTTTTTtgctgacgtttactgacacctgtCATATTCAGCGGGTGTTGCGTGTTCGTaatttcatcagttattctgcgctctggcacattcAGACGAGGGTGCTCTGAAATCatagtagatagccagagtgaatttgcgaacgcaagagatatgctaactggataacagtcgttcaagttcagcatagctagctagctagcaaagcgattcacatttcttgctagctaaccaaatgacacctgcatctctggCTGTGTAGCCACCGAAAAACAATATGAGGGaaaagtcagtcagtcactaactcctccaatgacatgacatcctcctagcaactcgctatctagctaacgttaggctctgtgtttttagctaTCTACATAAATAGAtgtgctagcctattagccacgttataactgacttgtgatcatttcccttgctagtttgattgtattgacattcttAGCCTCAGTTGCAGTCGTCCGTTTTTGTCAGAAATATTTAGTCATttaaactgaaacagtgcatacCGAATGGAGCAGACTTTGTTGTGACACTTTGCTGCACCTCACAGTTGAGCACGTTCTGCCTTTGGCAGATGCTGGCCTCACACCCACACGCAGGGGCGGATGGCTGACTCAGACCTTTCATGAGCACTGACAAGGCGGGGGGCGCTCTGACCTCGGGCGCCAGCTGCTGGTTTCGGCGGCGGCGtcttgtggctgcaggggcaCGCAGGCGGGCGTGCCACTGCACgggcacgcacatgcacacacacacccttgtttcaggctgggtttccaaGAACAAAGAACAGTGCCAAGAACCAATGGGACATTGACACCAGCCTGGAGGGGACGGGCCTCCACTTACAACGACCAGTCAGGAGCACGAACTAccagaatctacctacgtcattcACTGTATAAAATGCACTGCACACCATGTTTCGGGGCTCTCTTCTGCTAGTTCCTTCTGAGCTAAATGAACGAGTCCGTGCACGCTTTGcaagatatctttacctctgaataaactGCCTTTACTATATACCAATCTACCCTGTCCAGCGTCTTGACTTGGTCTCCCTTCTCTAGTAACGAGTCATCAACACTACCAAGAAATACATTGGTGAATTAtatgaatcatgcattgaactgcatccatctattctgccaacaatgcctggAATGTTAagtcaaatataacctatttttaaaacctcctTTAAAGTtagttttgtagcataaactgggaatttgatatttttgactgatattatgattgtctgtttgatTTATATCTGTAAAGTAGTTAAAACGCTATCAGTTTgaccttaatgttttgtacattcaatgtacaaaacattaaaacagtATAAAC
Coding sequences:
- the LOC139537274 gene encoding cyclic nucleotide-gated cation channel-like produces the protein MTGQVADRDLSPHRLSVKTTVEEEPERERAESTLSRVPSECDHDNDDTSSELARVAALDGRNNSRNSFQGRGALSRLVNLVVILREWAHRSLVEEEERPDSFLERFRGPELRTAPSRISNTQPDANGNNTKGRFRKKWGVFVVSPSDDMYYRWLFVIAIAVLYNWILIVARACFDKLQTSNYICWLVLDYLSDALYILDTCVRLRTGFLEQGLLVKDLSKLRDSYVRTFQFKLDVVSILPTDLAYISTGIHTPELRFNRLLRFPRMFEFFDRTETRTNYPNIFRICNLVLYILVIIHWNACIYFAISKSLGFGSDTWVYPNISNPEYGSLTRGYVYCLYWSTLTLTTIGEMPAPVRDEEYLFVVFDFLVGVLIFATIVGNVGSMISNMNATRAEFQARIDAIKHYMHFRRVSKELEARVIKWFDYLWTNKKAVDEQEVLKNLPNKLRAEIAINVHLETLKKVRIFQDCEAGLLVELVLKLRPQVYSPGDYICRKGDIGKEMYIIKEGKLAVVANDGVTQYALLTAGSCFGEISILNIQGSKMGNRRTANIRSIGYSDLFCLSKDDLMEAVTEYPDAKKVLEERGKEILMKEGLLDENAEAGRLGGEDTEEKVERLESSLDTLQTRFARLLSEYTATQQRLKRRITNLERQLCHTGCGILSDADLSDEDSASEAEADTLAAANTVEQGDHGNDEPTESTVQT